A genomic window from Ferrimicrobium sp. includes:
- the ptsP gene encoding phosphoenolpyruvate--protein phosphotransferase: MELARQVAGPGVAIVAAGGLDQPDHPLGTDAALVVRSVAAAWSEAGVLVLMDLGSAVLSAETALELLGEERRSRVLLCPAPLVEGAVAAAVAARLGAPLEKVASEAMAGLTGKQAQLSPGPEQTAGAAESERSGALQETGEFASSEGPEPSPGEGSVADGVELSITEPLGLHARPAARLVETVGNFDATVTLENLTSGKGPVPANSLSMVATLGVRQGDRVLVRASGPQAAQALQAVVDLAAAGFGEPSAPRPTESAPVASDTRPLATSAGLTIAPGEVLRGFGVSPGIASGPARHLQSAAAGLSRDALPGLAASQSSKSALTDSPTGHGFDPEVEWARLQAAIESTALDVASERKRVLAAGASDEAQIFDAHLLLLRDEALLGPARSMVDQGRSALDAWESSVATMAERWRELSDAYQRERVHDLESIGAQVSAHLRGERRAAVLEPGIVVVAELTPAEVAGFDPAVVSGVGAAFGGPTSHGAILVRALGIPAAVGLGEQLLSVPEGTPLLLDGSAGTVCIDPSPSEHGSAVERAQHRPDGDDRARRMAAEPAVTIDGTRIEVAANAGSIEDAERAAAIGADGIGLLRTEFIFMDAEAMPTEAQQEAVYRRIAETLAGRPVVVRTLDVGADKPLPYLSRPPEANPQLGQRGLRLGLARPDLLLAQLRAVLRVAADHPLKLMFPMVATEAEVASAMELVEQARSELHSEGVAVPDKGSMQVGVMIEVPAAALGARTLAKSVDFFSVGTNDLTQYTFAVDRDLASVASLADAMHPAVLRLIDLAARAALAAGRWIGVCGELAADPAAVPVLIGLGVRELSVSPPSVAAVKQAVREADVTSCAELAARVLELPSAAAVRAEVARNRSRTG, translated from the coding sequence GTGGAGTTAGCGCGGCAAGTGGCGGGACCCGGCGTGGCGATCGTCGCCGCAGGTGGGCTCGACCAGCCAGATCATCCGCTCGGCACTGACGCAGCGCTGGTTGTCAGATCGGTGGCGGCCGCCTGGTCGGAGGCTGGTGTCTTGGTGCTCATGGACCTAGGGAGTGCGGTGCTCTCGGCCGAGACGGCACTCGAGCTGCTCGGAGAGGAGCGACGTAGCCGCGTGTTGCTATGCCCCGCACCGCTGGTCGAGGGAGCGGTTGCAGCCGCGGTGGCAGCAAGGCTCGGAGCACCCTTGGAGAAGGTGGCTTCTGAGGCAATGGCTGGCCTGACAGGAAAGCAGGCGCAGTTGTCGCCCGGTCCGGAGCAAACAGCGGGAGCAGCTGAATCAGAGAGATCCGGCGCGTTACAGGAAACAGGTGAGTTCGCGTCATCGGAGGGACCCGAGCCGTCGCCGGGGGAAGGCTCGGTTGCCGACGGTGTCGAGCTGAGCATTACCGAGCCGCTTGGTCTTCATGCCCGGCCTGCGGCCAGGCTGGTGGAAACGGTGGGAAATTTCGATGCGACGGTCACGCTCGAGAATTTGACCTCCGGGAAAGGACCGGTGCCAGCGAACAGTCTCAGCATGGTCGCTACCCTCGGTGTGCGCCAAGGAGATCGGGTGCTGGTGCGCGCCAGTGGCCCTCAGGCAGCTCAGGCGTTGCAGGCGGTGGTTGACTTGGCCGCCGCCGGGTTTGGGGAGCCGTCTGCCCCTCGACCTACTGAGAGCGCGCCCGTCGCGTCGGACACGCGACCTTTGGCGACGAGCGCTGGCTTAACGATCGCACCAGGAGAGGTGCTTAGGGGTTTCGGGGTTTCCCCCGGCATAGCCAGTGGTCCTGCCCGGCACCTGCAGTCGGCAGCGGCAGGGCTCAGCCGTGACGCCTTACCCGGACTGGCTGCCAGCCAGTCCTCGAAGTCTGCCCTTACCGATAGTCCGACCGGCCACGGGTTTGACCCGGAGGTGGAATGGGCTCGGCTACAGGCAGCCATCGAGTCCACTGCTCTCGATGTCGCTTCAGAGCGCAAGCGGGTGCTTGCCGCTGGAGCCTCGGATGAGGCGCAAATCTTTGACGCCCACCTCCTGCTTTTGCGTGACGAGGCTTTGCTTGGTCCGGCCCGGAGCATGGTGGACCAAGGGCGCAGCGCGCTCGACGCGTGGGAGAGCTCAGTGGCCACGATGGCCGAGCGCTGGCGGGAGCTGAGCGATGCTTATCAAAGGGAGCGGGTCCACGACCTTGAGTCGATTGGGGCTCAGGTCTCCGCTCACCTGAGGGGTGAGCGTCGTGCGGCAGTGCTAGAGCCAGGGATAGTCGTCGTAGCGGAGCTAACACCTGCAGAGGTAGCTGGCTTTGATCCCGCGGTAGTCAGTGGTGTCGGTGCCGCCTTTGGCGGGCCGACATCCCATGGAGCCATTCTTGTTCGGGCCCTCGGCATCCCCGCAGCCGTCGGCCTTGGTGAGCAGCTGCTCAGTGTGCCCGAGGGTACGCCGTTGCTACTGGACGGTTCTGCCGGAACCGTATGCATTGATCCGTCGCCCAGCGAGCATGGCTCCGCCGTGGAACGGGCTCAGCATCGTCCGGACGGTGACGATCGTGCCAGGCGGATGGCCGCGGAGCCCGCGGTAACGATAGATGGAACCCGGATCGAGGTCGCTGCGAACGCGGGATCGATCGAGGACGCCGAACGTGCGGCGGCCATCGGTGCAGACGGCATAGGGCTTTTGCGCACTGAGTTCATATTTATGGACGCGGAGGCCATGCCGACTGAGGCCCAGCAGGAAGCTGTATACAGGCGGATCGCGGAGACGCTCGCTGGTCGACCCGTGGTGGTGCGCACGCTGGACGTGGGCGCCGACAAGCCGCTCCCGTACTTGTCCCGCCCACCTGAGGCCAACCCGCAGCTCGGCCAGCGCGGTCTGCGGCTCGGCCTGGCTCGTCCGGACCTGTTGCTCGCCCAGCTTCGGGCAGTGCTCCGAGTGGCCGCCGATCACCCGCTCAAGCTGATGTTCCCGATGGTGGCCACCGAGGCCGAGGTTGCTTCGGCGATGGAGCTAGTCGAGCAAGCCCGCAGCGAGCTGCACTCCGAGGGAGTCGCTGTTCCGGACAAGGGAAGCATGCAGGTTGGTGTGATGATCGAGGTGCCTGCTGCAGCGCTAGGCGCCCGCACTTTGGCTAAGTCGGTGGATTTCTTCTCCGTAGGTACCAACGACCTCACTCAATATACGTTTGCGGTTGACCGCGACCTGGCCTCTGTGGCGAGTCTTGCTGACGCTATGCACCCAGCGGTGCTGAGGCTCATTGATCTGGCGGCCCGGGCGGCCTTAGCAGCGGGCCGCTGGATCGGGGTGTGCGGCGAGCTCGCTGCCGACCCGGCAGCCGTTCCGGTGCTCATAGGCCTCGGTGTGCGAGAACTTTCGGTAAGTCCCCCTTCAGTGGCGGCTGTGAAGCAGGCTGTGCGCGAGGCCGACGTCACGAGTTGTGCCGAGCTAGCTGCTCGAGTGCTCGAGCTTCCTTCCGCGGCCGCGGTGCGGGCCGAGGTGGCCCGGAACCGCTCCCGCACCGGATAG
- the dhaL gene encoding dihydroxyacetone kinase subunit L has protein sequence MEVTFSQVVAWIQEFGVLIGKNKEYLTDLDSAIGDADHGINMDRGMRSVIEKIGESVGGDGEVATLLKTVAMTLISTVGGAAGPLYGTLFLAMAKATSGHEHVDQRDWAAALQAGVDAVKARGRAERGDKTMVDTLEPAVAALVGALNDGASSADAWRAAESAAEKGMAATVPLVAHRGRASYLGERSVGHQDPGATSAWLLIKAAAGAFGS, from the coding sequence ATGGAGGTAACTTTTTCGCAAGTGGTGGCGTGGATTCAGGAGTTTGGTGTCCTGATTGGGAAAAACAAGGAATATTTGACGGATTTAGACTCTGCCATAGGTGATGCGGACCACGGCATCAACATGGACCGAGGGATGCGGTCGGTGATCGAAAAGATTGGCGAGAGTGTTGGTGGCGATGGCGAGGTGGCGACGCTGCTCAAGACCGTGGCGATGACGTTGATTTCCACCGTTGGTGGGGCGGCGGGTCCGCTATATGGAACGTTGTTCTTGGCTATGGCAAAGGCAACTTCAGGGCACGAGCACGTGGACCAAAGGGATTGGGCAGCTGCTCTTCAGGCAGGCGTCGATGCAGTTAAGGCTAGGGGCAGGGCAGAACGCGGGGACAAGACGATGGTTGACACGCTTGAACCCGCGGTAGCGGCGCTCGTAGGCGCGCTTAACGACGGAGCGTCATCAGCAGACGCGTGGCGGGCCGCGGAGTCGGCCGCAGAGAAGGGTATGGCAGCGACGGTTCCGCTGGTAGCTCACAGAGGCCGCGCCAGCTACTTGGGCGAGCGCAGCGTTGGTCATCAGGATCCGGGAGCCACATCAGCGTGGCTTTTAATAAAGGCGGCAGCCGGGGCGTTCGGCAGCTGA
- the dhaK gene encoding dihydroxyacetone kinase subunit DhaK produces the protein MKKLINSVENVVRDELAGLGAAHADLLKVVIDPTYVVRVDAPVNGKVGIVSGGGSGHEPMHTGFVGMGMLDAACPGEVFTSPTPDQVTAATKAVNGGAGVLHIVKNYTGDVMNFEMAAELAAAEGIAVEAVVIDDDVAVTDSLYTAGRRGVGATVLAEKICGAAAQQGRSLTEVAALCRKVNSQARSMGMALTSCTVPAAGKLTFELGEQEMEIGIGIHGEPGRQRLPLASAHEVVAMLAEPIVEDLPFRAGDTVLAFVNSMGGTPLMELYIVYDELRRWLGDRQINIVRSLVGPYMTSLEMQGCSITLLRLDDELIELWDAPVHTPGMRWGA, from the coding sequence ATGAAAAAGTTGATCAACAGTGTCGAAAATGTGGTGCGCGATGAATTGGCCGGTTTAGGCGCTGCTCACGCGGACTTGTTGAAAGTTGTAATTGATCCAACTTATGTGGTGCGCGTTGATGCTCCAGTGAATGGTAAGGTAGGTATCGTATCCGGAGGTGGATCAGGTCACGAGCCCATGCATACGGGGTTTGTCGGCATGGGGATGCTAGACGCGGCCTGTCCGGGAGAGGTGTTTACTTCGCCAACGCCTGATCAGGTAACGGCGGCCACCAAAGCGGTGAATGGCGGTGCCGGTGTACTCCACATAGTGAAGAACTACACGGGTGACGTCATGAACTTTGAGATGGCTGCCGAATTGGCTGCCGCTGAGGGCATCGCCGTGGAGGCGGTGGTCATCGACGACGACGTGGCAGTTACCGACAGCCTTTATACGGCGGGGCGTCGAGGTGTAGGTGCAACGGTGCTAGCGGAGAAGATTTGTGGCGCCGCAGCGCAGCAAGGGCGGTCGCTAACGGAGGTGGCCGCTCTTTGTCGTAAGGTCAACTCCCAAGCGCGCAGCATGGGGATGGCTCTCACATCCTGTACCGTGCCAGCGGCGGGAAAGCTGACCTTCGAGCTTGGAGAGCAGGAGATGGAGATCGGCATCGGGATCCACGGCGAGCCGGGGCGTCAGCGGCTGCCCCTCGCGTCAGCACATGAGGTCGTGGCAATGCTTGCGGAGCCGATAGTTGAGGATCTGCCATTTCGAGCCGGTGACACTGTTCTTGCGTTTGTCAATTCCATGGGTGGAACTCCACTGATGGAGCTATATATCGTTTACGACGAGCTGCGGCGTTGGCTTGGCGATCGGCAGATCAATATTGTCCGGAGTCTTGTAGGGCCATATATGACTTCTCTGGAAATGCAAGGTTGCTCGATCACGTTGCTACGTCTTGACGACGAGCTGATAGAGCTCTGGGACGCTCCCGTACACACGCCGGGGATGCGTTGGGGTGCTTAG